Proteins encoded by one window of Ursus arctos isolate Adak ecotype North America unplaced genomic scaffold, UrsArc2.0 scaffold_22, whole genome shotgun sequence:
- the LOC113245799 gene encoding olfactory receptor 10A4, whose translation MMWENWTIVSEFVLVGFSTLSSSLQYLLFLLFLTIYLVTLMGNVLIILVTTADSALQNPMYFFLRNLSFLEIGFNLVIVPKMLGTLIIQDTTISFLGCATQMYFFFFFGAAECCLLATMAYDRYVAICDPLRYPIIMSRRACAQLAATSWFSGFPVATVQTTWIFSFPFCGPNRVNHFFCDSPPIIALVCADTSLFELEALTATVLFILFPFLLILGSYIQILSTIFRMPSAEGKRKAFSTCSSHLLVVSLFYSTAILTYFRPRSSTSPESKKLLSLSYTVVTPMLNPIIYSLRNSEVKAALRRVIHRTLGPQKL comes from the coding sequence ATgatgtgggaaaactggacaattgTAAGTGAATTTGTTCTTGTGGGCTTTTCAACCTTGTCCTCTAGTTTACAATATCtactgtttctcctttttctgacTATTTATCTGGTTACCCTAATGGGCAATGTTCTCATCATCCTGGTCACTACAGCTGATTCTGCTCTACAAAATCctatgtacttcttcctcaggaACTTGTCCTTCCTGGAGATAGGATTCAACTTGGTCATTGTGCCCAAGATGCTGGGGACTCTGATCATCCAAGACACAACCATCTCCTTCCTTGGCTGTGCCACTCAGAtgtacttcttcttcttctttggggCTGCTGAGTGCTGCCTCCTGGCCACAATGGcatatgaccgctatgtggccatctgcgaCCCTTTGCGCTACCCAATCATTATGAGCCGCAGGGCCTGTGCCCAGCTAGCAGCTACCTCCTGGTTCTCAGGGTTTCCAGTGGCCACCGTGCAAACCACATGGATTTTCAGCTTCCCTTTTTGTGGCCCCAACAGAGTGAACCACTTTTTCTGTGACAGCCCCCCTATCATTGCCCTGGTGTGTGCTGATACCTCTCTGTTTGAACTGGAGGCTCTGACAGCCACTGTCTTAttcattctcttccctttcttgctgatcctggggtcctataTCCAGATCCTCTCCACTATTTTCAGGATGCCCTCAGCTGAGGGGAAACGcaaggccttctccacctgctcctcccacctcctgGTTGTCTCCCTCTTCTACAGCACTGCCATCCTCACATACTTCCGACCCCGATCTAGCACCTCTCCTGAGAGCAAGAAACTGCTATCACTCTCCTACACAGTGGTGACTCCCATGTTGAATCCCATCATCTACAGCTTAAGGAATAGTGAAGTGAAGGCTGCACTGAGGCGAGTCATCCACAGGACCCTGGGCCCTCAGAAACTATGA
- the LOC113245848 gene encoding olfactory receptor 2D2, with amino-acid sequence MRQTNQTQVTEFLLLGLSDDPHTQKLLFILFLGVYLVTVLANLLLMCLVQADSRLHTPMYFFLCNLSLADLCFSTNIVPQALVHLLSRKKVISFTRCAAQLLLLLIFGGTQCAFLAVMSYDRYVAICNPLRYPSTMTWRVCVQLAAGSWTSGIVVSVVDTTFILRLPYRGSNSIAHFFCEAPALLILASTDTRTSEMAIFLMGVVILLVPLSLILVSYCHIIVTVVRMKSAVRRLKAFSTCGSHLLVVILFYGSAIVTYMTPKSSKEQEKLVSVFYAMVIPMLNPLIYSLRNKDVKGALRKVATRNFPCGLEICH; translated from the coding sequence atGAGACAAACAAATCAGACACAGGTGACAGAAttcctccttctgggactctcTGATGACCCCCACACCCAGAAGCTGCTGTTCATTTTATTCCTGGGTGTCTACCTGGTCACTGTGCTTGCAAACCTGCTTCTCATGTGCCTTGTTCAGGCTGACTCCCGGCTTCACACacccatgtattttttcctctgcaACTTATCTCTGGCTGACCTCTGTTTTTCTACCAACATCGTTCCTCAGGCCCTAGTCCACTTGCTATCCAGGAAGAAGGTTATTTCATTCACACGCTGTGCAGCTCAACTTCTACTCCTCCTCATTTTTGGGGGTACACAGTGTGCCTTTCTGGCAGTGATGTCCTATGATcggtatgtggccatctgcaaccctTTGCGTTACCCTAGCACCATGACTTGGAGGGTGTGTGTCCAGCTGGCTGCAGGATCATGGACCAGCGGCATTGTGGTGTCTGTGGTGGATACTACTTTTATACTAAGGCTACCCTACCGAGGCAGCAATAGtattgctcatttcttttgtgaGGCCCCTGCACTGTTGATCCTGGCGTCCACAGACACCCGCACTTCAGAGATGGCCATTTTCCTCATGGGCGTCGTGATTCTCCTTGTACCTCTTTCCCTAATTCTGGTGTCCTATTGCCACATCATAGTGACTGTGGTCAGGATGAAGTCAGCTGTGAGGAGGCTCAAGGCGTTCTCTACCTGTGGCTCCCACCTCCTGGTGgtcatccttttttatggatCAGCAATTGTGACTTACATGACACCAAAGTCTtccaaagaacaggaaaaattgGTATCTGTGTTCTATGCAATGGTGATACCCATGCTTAATCCCCTCATCTATAGCCTGAGGAACAAGGATGTGAAGGGAGCTCTGAGGAAAGTAGCAACAAGGAATTTCCCATGCGGTCTTGAAATCTGCCACTGA
- the LOC113245802 gene encoding olfactory receptor 10A2 has product MAGGNWTRVGEFILMSFSSLPTEIQSLLFLTFLIIYLVTLMGNSLIILVTLADPMLHSPMYFFLRNLSFLEIGLNLVIVPKMLGTLLAWDTTISFLGCATQMYFSFFFGVDECFLLATMAYDRYVAICSPLHYAVIMNQRTRAKLAIASWFPGFPVATVQTTWLFSFPFCGTNKVNHFFCDSPPVLRLVCADTALFEIYAIVGTILVVMTPCLLILCSYTHIAAAILKIPSAKGKHKAFSTCSSHLLVVSLFYVSLSLTYFRPKSNNSPESKKLLSLSYTVVTPMLNPIIYSLRNNEVKNALGRTLHKALGLRNVIP; this is encoded by the coding sequence ATGGCTGGAGGAAACTGGACAAGAGTTGGGGAGTTTATCCTCATGAGCTTCTCTTCCCTACCTACTGAAATACAGTCATTACTCTTCCTGACATTTCTAATCATCTACCTGGTCACCCTAATGGGAAACAGCCTCATCATTCTGGTTACCTTGGCTGACCCCATGCTGCACAgtcccatgtacttcttcctcaggaACTTGTCCTTTTTAGAGATTGGCCTCAACCTAGTCATTGTGCCCAAGATGCTGGGGACCCTGCTTGCCTGGGACACAACCATCTCCTTCCTTGGCTGTGCCACACAGAtgtatttctccttcttctttggAGTTGATGAATGCTTCCTCCTGGCCACCATGGCATATGACCGCTATGTAGCCATCTGCAGTCCCTTGCACTACGCAGTCATCATGAACCAAAGGACACGTGCCAAACTGGCTATTGCCTCCTGGTTTCCAGGCTTTCCCGTAGCTACTGTGCAGACCACGTGGCTCTTCAGCTTTCCATTCTGTGGCACCAACAAGGTGAATCACTTCTTCTGTGACAGCCCACCTGTGCTGAGGCTGGTCTGTGCAGACACAGCACTGTTTGAGATCTATGCAATTGTTGGAACCATTCTTGTTGTCATGACACCCTGCTTGCTGATCCTGTGTTCCTATACTCACATTGCTGCTGCCATCCTTAAGATTCCATCAGCTAAGGGGAAGCATAAAGCCTTCTCTACCTGTTCCTCCCACCTCCTTGTTGTCTCCCTGTTCTACGTATCTTTAAGCCTCACCTACTTCCGGCCTAAATCCAATAATTCTCCTGAGAGCAAAAAGTTGCTGTCATTGTCCTACACTGTTGTGACTCCCATGTTGAACCCCATCATCTATAGCCTGAGAAATAATGAGGTGAAGAATGCCCTTGGCCGGACCCTCCACAAGGCTTTAGGCCTTAGAAATGTCATCCCATAG